A region of Streptomyces deccanensis DNA encodes the following proteins:
- a CDS encoding sensor histidine kinase gives MNPLSPRNPPSGYLADDATPPATLRLQLNALQALARQTFAVRLTTLAIGTPFAMANTTDGPPTHAVLIAAVLGITVSYAMLRDWYRFAPRLLAHPALMALDLLFGAVLLLTASPASPLAYATVCTPLLSGLLYGWRGAGVLTGLQLAVLLAVHRAWEHRPGAGANTLLIAGFCVAAGIIGVTLRNLMFRFGTATQALSEATSRLAVAEAVESERARLARDLHDSVAKTLHGLALAADALATSADHPTPDPAHLRQQAGLVASAARRAAAESRDLLTDLRRHTDLTRPAPPTDLAAELTARAKDFESRTSLPTHVTHTGEELPPLPPDTTHHLLAITSEALENIHRHARATTAEVSLTATPDTLRLTIKDDGVGLPPTFTLEEAQRSGHFGLLGMAERAARTNARLHLRTTTPGTEVTLTLPLPACDPPPLTPRQEAAHA, from the coding sequence ATGAACCCCCTGAGCCCGCGAAACCCGCCCTCCGGCTACCTCGCCGACGACGCCACACCTCCCGCCACCCTCCGCCTCCAGCTCAACGCCCTCCAGGCCCTCGCCCGCCAAACCTTCGCCGTCCGGCTCACCACCCTCGCCATCGGCACCCCGTTCGCCATGGCCAACACCACGGACGGCCCCCCGACCCATGCCGTACTCATCGCCGCCGTCCTCGGCATCACCGTCTCGTACGCCATGCTCAGGGACTGGTACCGCTTCGCCCCCCGCCTCCTCGCCCACCCCGCCCTCATGGCCCTGGACCTCCTCTTCGGCGCGGTCCTCCTCCTCACCGCCTCCCCGGCCTCCCCCCTCGCCTACGCCACGGTCTGCACCCCCCTCCTGTCCGGCCTCCTCTACGGCTGGCGCGGCGCCGGCGTCCTCACCGGCCTCCAACTCGCCGTCCTCCTCGCCGTCCACCGCGCCTGGGAACACCGCCCCGGCGCGGGTGCCAACACCCTCCTCATCGCCGGCTTCTGCGTAGCCGCCGGCATCATCGGCGTCACCCTCCGCAACCTGATGTTCCGCTTCGGCACGGCCACCCAGGCGCTCTCCGAAGCCACCTCCCGCCTGGCCGTCGCGGAGGCCGTGGAGTCCGAGCGCGCCCGCCTGGCCCGCGACCTCCACGACTCGGTGGCCAAGACCCTCCACGGCCTCGCCCTCGCCGCCGACGCCCTGGCGACCTCGGCGGACCACCCCACCCCGGACCCGGCCCACCTCAGACAACAGGCCGGCCTCGTCGCGTCGGCGGCCCGCCGGGCCGCCGCCGAATCCCGGGACCTCCTCACGGACCTACGCCGCCACACCGACCTGACGAGACCCGCCCCACCGACCGACCTCGCGGCCGAACTGACGGCGAGGGCGAAGGACTTCGAGTCCCGTACATCCCTCCCCACCCACGTGACCCACACCGGCGAGGAGCTCCCGCCCCTCCCACCGGACACGACCCACCACCTCCTCGCGATCACCTCGGAGGCCCTGGAGAACATCCACCGCCACGCCCGCGCGACCACGGCGGAGGTCTCCCTGACGGCAACACCGGACACGCTCCGCCTCACGATCAAGGACGACGGCGTGGGTCTGCCGCCGACGTTCACCCTCGAAGAAGCGCAAAGATCCGGCCACTTCGGTCTCCTGGGCATGGCGGAACGAGCGGCCCGCACGAACGCGAGGCTCCACCTCCGTACGACGACCCCGGGCACGGAGGTCACCCTGACCCTCCCGCTGCCCGCCTGCGACCCCCCGCCCCTCACCCCCCGACAGGAGGCCGCTCATGCCTGA
- a CDS encoding response regulator transcription factor, with translation MPDQPQARPGPPLRVLVADDNPVVRAGLTALLGAHPDITVVAQSTNGEEAVREARRHRPDVALLDVRMPGTDGLTALPELAALCPVMMLTYSTEPEVVTEALRRGASGYLVHGEFTAPELITAVRNMREGRPTISATVSTSLGVSYEPSHESHDHTSHLQPFMAQSSKPGPTRASTPHRRAFDRVNRPSFGLSSREVEVMDLIASGMNNRQIAAACFISEKTVKNHINRIFAKLHSSTRSEAIAHWLGTTLGGWPR, from the coding sequence ATGCCTGACCAGCCGCAGGCACGCCCCGGCCCACCCCTCCGCGTCCTCGTCGCGGACGACAACCCCGTGGTCCGCGCCGGGCTCACGGCCCTGCTGGGCGCCCACCCCGACATCACGGTGGTGGCCCAGTCCACGAACGGCGAGGAGGCGGTGCGCGAAGCGCGCCGGCACCGCCCGGACGTCGCCCTCCTCGACGTCCGCATGCCGGGCACGGACGGCCTGACCGCGCTCCCCGAACTGGCCGCCCTCTGCCCCGTGATGATGCTGACCTACAGCACGGAGCCCGAGGTGGTGACCGAGGCCCTGCGCCGCGGCGCCTCCGGCTACCTGGTCCACGGCGAGTTCACGGCCCCCGAACTCATCACGGCGGTACGGAACATGCGGGAGGGGCGCCCGACCATCTCCGCGACTGTCTCAACTTCACTCGGCGTTTCCTACGAACCTTCACACGAAAGTCACGATCACACTTCGCACCTGCAACCATTTATGGCACAGTCGTCAAAGCCCGGCCCCACTCGCGCGTCAACTCCGCACCGCCGCGCCTTCGACCGCGTCAACCGCCCGTCCTTCGGCTTGAGTTCAAGGGAGGTGGAGGTGATGGACCTCATCGCGTCCGGCATGAACAACCGTCAGATCGCCGCCGCCTGCTTCATCAGCGAGAAGACGGTCAAGAACCACATCAACCGCATCTTCGCGAAACTGCACAGCTCGACCCGCAGCGAAGCG